The following are encoded in a window of Candidatus Neomarinimicrobiota bacterium genomic DNA:
- a CDS encoding tetratricopeptide repeat protein: MTKIIEESMFKKHTKQLFYTGLISLIVWGCGSSAEYTTAKMAIDREDWTKAEEFLIKALEVEPENPEVLIQLGYHVHAKKGEWVKMNEMFDRAIAIDPEKKILKVSRPVKEMVKNYRGMFWANNYNDAVRKFNEYKGSKDKAVLAEAINMFEATTTIDPSEGQTFSILATSYYEAGNSEKAIEYASKAAEMMPDDFQANFAVGQILSVTGDKEAALSYIKKATELDPSSTHAIRQLATIYYELDQKEKSVETFEAAIKTETDKMLKSDLYFNLGVLNMQLNNFQEAEDAFLSAFDLNPEDTEALVGMAQTFENAEKWRRASKFYRELITLDPENAEHYKGMARVLIKQGDPDGATRYYNKAKKLGG; the protein is encoded by the coding sequence TTGACAAAAATTATAGAGGAATCCATGTTTAAAAAGCATACAAAACAATTATTTTACACCGGACTCATTTCCTTAATCGTTTGGGGATGTGGAAGTTCCGCAGAGTATACCACCGCAAAAATGGCAATTGACAGAGAAGACTGGACTAAAGCAGAAGAATTTTTAATTAAAGCATTAGAAGTCGAACCTGAAAATCCTGAAGTATTAATTCAGCTTGGTTACCATGTTCATGCAAAAAAAGGCGAATGGGTTAAAATGAATGAAATGTTTGATCGAGCGATTGCAATAGACCCTGAGAAAAAGATTCTTAAAGTTAGTCGCCCAGTAAAAGAAATGGTTAAAAATTATAGAGGAATGTTTTGGGCGAATAATTATAATGATGCTGTTCGGAAGTTTAATGAATATAAAGGATCTAAAGATAAAGCAGTATTAGCGGAAGCAATAAACATGTTTGAAGCAACTACGACCATAGATCCTTCTGAAGGTCAAACATTCTCGATTCTTGCCACATCCTATTATGAAGCAGGAAATTCTGAAAAAGCAATTGAATATGCTAGTAAAGCGGCTGAAATGATGCCCGACGACTTTCAGGCAAATTTTGCAGTAGGACAAATTCTCTCTGTAACTGGGGATAAAGAAGCTGCATTATCCTACATTAAAAAGGCGACGGAATTAGACCCGTCCAGCACTCATGCTATTCGCCAATTGGCAACCATCTATTATGAATTGGATCAGAAAGAAAAATCGGTTGAAACCTTTGAGGCTGCCATTAAAACAGAAACAGATAAAATGTTAAAATCCGATCTGTACTTTAACCTTGGTGTTTTAAATATGCAGTTGAATAATTTTCAGGAAGCTGAAGACGCTTTTCTGTCAGCATTTGATTTGAACCCTGAAGATACAGAAGCATTGGTTGGTATGGCACAGACTTTTGAAAATGCCGAAAAATGGCGTCGGGCCTCAAAATTTTACCGTGAATTAATTACCCTTGATCCAGAAAATGCTGAACATTATAAAGGAATGGCGCGAGTGTTAATTAAACAAGGCGATCCGGATGGTGCTACCCGTTATTATAATAAAGCAAAAAAATTAGGTGGATAA